The segment GGAAGAATCACGTGAGAAGCTCTTCCGGTCTGTTTTGAACTATGATGGCTTTAATTTCCGTGACTCAGCAAGTAAGGCTACTTGGAAGAGTCTTCAAAATACGGAGCGTTCTTCTATTGCTAACTTCTTTGGTCCAGTAGGTAAATGGTATGTAGCGAATGGATCAGGTGCGTATGCAACAGGCTCATTGACGCATTTTGTTGTTGATAGAATGCTAGACCAGTATGGTACTTCTGTCTTCACTCATGAAATGGTTCATAACTCTGATGGAGGAATTTATTTCGAAGGAAAAGGTCGTCGTCAAGGTTTAGGGGCAGAATTATTTGCTCTTGGTCTATTGCAAGCTCCAAACGGTAATCAGGCACGTTCGCTAGGGATTAATACTCTATTTACTGGAAATGAGGATTCTATGACTCGTTATCATGCGGCCGATCCTACGGAACGTTACCGTAGTGTTGAAGATTTGAATACCTATGTTCATAACATGTTTGATGTTATTTACTTGCTAGACTACTTAGAAGCTAAGTCTGTTTTGAAACAAAATGAAACTGTTAAGCAAAAATGGTATAGGGTCATTGATAATTACTATATCAAGGATAAGGAAAAGAACACGCATGCAGGAAATACAATCCGTCAGCTGACAATTGAGGAAGCTGCAAAACTGAATACCACCAATGATTTGGTTGACAACAGCATTATCAACCGTCGCGAATATTGGGACACGCATACTGGCTTAACTCGTAATGGTTATTATACTGTTAGTCTCTTTTCTCCAGTTTATTCCGCTTTATCTAATCCAAATGGTTCTCCAGGAGATTTCATGTTCCGTCGTATGGCCTATGAATTGATGGCAGAAAAAGGCTACGTAGAAGGATTCATTCCTTATGTATCTAATCAACTTGGTAAAGAAGCGGAAGCGGCTGGGGAACTTGTGTATGATGGTTGGTTTAGACGAAATGTTGGTCTCATCACTGACAACAGAGTCTTCAAGCACATTTTTAAAGATGAGTATGCTGATTGGGCAACATTTAAGAAAGCTATGTACCAAAATCGTATTAATCAACTTGACAAGTTGGTTGACTTCACAATGACCTACGAATTGGATAAGCCAAACTCAACAAAACAAGTTACGATTAGCTCCTTTGCAGATTTAGAAAAGCTTATGGATGAAGCTGTGGCTCAAGATATGAAGAGCATTGATATCGTACTTGCTCACAATGAGTCAAGTTGGGTCAATGTCCTCAAACAACGGATTTATAATGCTCTTTTGAGAAATACGGATGATTTCAGAACTTCTATTTTTAAATAGTATGAGAAGAAGGAGCGAACTGGTTATATGGTAAATGGTTCCGCCCCTATCGTTCTAGGACTCTGTAAAGTTATCTGTAAGTCGTTACTTGCAAACCAAGACTCTAGATAACAGCATGCTGTCAAGTGGATATATCGTCATTTAGTTTTTCTTTTATTACTTCGACGACTGAAAAGCTCCATTGGAGGTTTTCAGCCTACCACCTGTCATTAAAAGAGTGGTAGTTTGAACTTGCCTTGCCTGATTTTGTAAAAGTGACTTGCTTTGCAAGTATTATCTCCCACCTTGCACAGTCCATTGACTGTGCAAGCAATCTGGGGGATACGAATAGTCCAGTGGACTATTCGTACCTGAGCCTGAAAACAAAAAAGCGAAGTACATCAGCTGGCCACCTAGAAATAAAAAAGCATTGAGTTATGCCTGCGACTGTTGAAGCGAACTTGGTTCGCACTATCTCCAGCCTTCAAAGGTTCCCCAAACCTTTGAAGTGAGTACTAAAAGTAAACTAAAAGACTATAAATATGACAAAAGCGGCTGTTCTAGTCACGACCTTGTCCCTACTTGTTTAGGAGGGATAAGGTCGTTTTTTATACAGCGGACAGTTTTGAAGAATCCATCGGCTAGCTATTATCGATAGTATGTAACCGCCCAATAACAAGGTATCTATCCACCCACTCCCTCCTCCAGTATACTGTTAGAAAAACAAAACTGGAGGATTTATTATGTCACACCCCATCATTCCATTGACTGTTCCCCAATCTCGCCGCTTTGAGAAGCGAGGCAGAAACGATATTATGATGAAAATTCGTCTCGGAAAAGTGGAGCTCACAGTCTTTCACACTATCAATCAAGAAACACTAGAAACAATCTTAGATAAGGTACTGTTCTATGACCATCCAACTCAGTGATTTAGGTCAAGTTTACTTGGTCTGTGGAAAAACAGATATGCGTCAGGGAATTGATTCCCTGGCCTATCTTATCAAAAGTCAGTTCAACCTGGATCCCTTCTCCGGTCAGGTCTATCTCTTCTGCGGAGGTCGAAAAGACCGGTTCAAAGCTCTTTATTGGGATGGACAGGGATTTTGGTTATTGTATAAACGTTTTGAAAATGGGAAATTGACCTGGCCAAACAATGAAGAAGAGGTCAAGGCTCTAACTTCCGAGCAAGTCGACTGGCTCATGAAAGGATTTTCTATCATTCCAAAAATAAATGTTTCAAAAAGTCGTGATTTCTATTGAAATCATGGCTTTTCTTTGTGTATAATGAGATAAAAAGAAGGAGATTGGTTATGTCATCACTAGAAAAAATTATTGAAACACAGTCAAAAACGATAGAGATGATGGCTAATGAACTCACTCTCCTTCGAGAACAGGTTGACTATCTGAGACAGAAACTCTACGGAAAATCATCAGAGAAGGTCGTATATCAACCAGGTCAGCTGAGCTTGTTTGGGGAGGAAAGTCTCCCTGAAGAAGAAGCTGACTTACCCAGTTGAAACGGAGACCATCACCTATAAACGCAAGAAAGCTAAGGGAGTTCGTCAGGCTATTTTCAGCCAGTTCACTCCAGAGATTGTGCATCACGAATTGCAGGGCGAAGACTGCACTTGTCCAGACTGTCATGGTCAGCTGAAAGAGATTGGCTCAACTGTTCAACGACAAGAGTTGGTCTTCATTCCTGCACAATTAAAGCGGATTGACCATGTTCAACACGCATACAAGTGTCAGGCATGTAGTCAGAAGAATCTAAGCGATAAGATTATCAAGGCTCCTGTTCCTAAGGCACCTTTGGCACACAGCTTGGGTTCAGCCTCTATCATCGCTCACACCATTCATCAGAAATTCAATCTGAAGGTACCCAATTACCGTCAGGAAGAGGACTGGCATAAACTTGGCCTGCCCATCAGTCGGAAGGAAATAGCCAACTGGCACATCAAGTCTAGTCAGTATTATTTCGAGCCGATTTATAACCTGTTGCACGAGAAATTGTTGGAGCAGCCTATTCTTCATGCGGATGAGACTTCCTACAAGGTCTTAGAAAATGATAGCCAGTTGACCTACTACTGGACTTTCTTGTCTGGGAAACATGAGAAAAATGGAATTACCCTCTATCATCATGACAAACGACGGAGCGGCTTAGTTGTGGAGGAGTTTCTTGGGGACTATGCGGGCTACGTTCATTGTGACATGTGGAGTGCTTATCGTCAATTAGACAAGGCTCAGCTCGTTGGCTGTTGGGCTCATGTTAGACGAAAATTTTTTGAGGCGACTCCTAAGAAGACAGACAAGACTTCTTTAGGAGCCAAGGGTTTAGCCTATTGCGACCGCCTGTTTGCCTTGGAGAGTGACTGGGCTGACCTGTCTACTGAGGAACGGCTACATAAACGGCAGACAGAGTTAACTCCCTTGATGGACGAGTTCTTTGATTGGTGCCGTGAACAGGCTGTCTTGCCAGCTTCCAAATTGGGTACTGCAATAGAGTATAGCCTCAAATACGAAACCACCTTCCGAGCCGTTCTCTCGGACGGTGACCTAGTCCTGTCCAACAATATGGCTGAGAGGGCTATGAAGACCTTGGTGATGGGCAGAAAAAATTGGCTTTTTTCTCAGAGCTTTGAGGGAGCCAAGTCGACAGCTGTCATTTTGAGTCTTTTAGAAACAGCTAAGCGACACGGACTTGATGCAGAAAAATATATGACCTATCTTCTAGAACACTTACCTAATGAGGAGTCGCTCGCAAAAAAGGAGGTTTTAGAAGCCTATTTGCCATGGGATAAAAATATTAAGAGAGCTTGTAAATAGAAAAAGGTTCCAGAGTCGACAGGACTTTGGAGCCTTTTCAATATACCTTGTTATTGGGCGCTTACAGTAGATGGCTTAATACCAAGTCGGTGTGCTTGCTCTGCTGATTGTATCTTTTCGGGTGATATATAACTCATGATAAGTACAGCCCGATGTCTTGGTCTAGCTACTGCATTGACTGCCTTTATAATCTCATTCACTTCTTCAGGGGCTTCACGTTGCCAATCGTGTTTTCTGTCTTTGTAATCCTCTGGATTAAATTCTAAAGACGGTATCAGCCAATTGCCAAAGCTCTCTGTCGGTTCATGAAATAGACTTGAAACTCTGCACCATCTATGAAACTCTTTCAGTTTTCTTTTTGCTAGTTGTTTTAAATCCATTTACACCCGCCCTCCATCATGTCCAACCCCAATAGTCCGCAAAGATTTCTGTAATTCGCTCCAAGCGTTTCTGTGTTGATTTCAAGCCTGTTCCTGTTAGTTCAGCGATTTCTTCGGGTGTGCGTTCATGTATCCAACGTAGTTCAAACACTAGCTTCATTGTGTCGTCTAATAGCTCTATTGTGCTTTCTATAGCGTTCAATTGGCACTCTAGCCCTTTCAGCTTTATATCACTGTCAAAGCGTTCTACAAGCCATTCTGTGCGTTTATACTGTTCAAAAAACAA is part of the Streptococcus suis genome and harbors:
- a CDS encoding transposase, which encodes MSSLEKIIETQSKTIEMMANELTLLREQVDYLRQKLYGKSSEKVVYQPGQLSLFGEESLPEEEADLPS
- the tnpB gene encoding IS66 family insertion sequence element accessory protein TnpB (TnpB, as the term is used for proteins encoded by IS66 family insertion elements, is considered an accessory protein, since TnpC, encoded by a neighboring gene, is a DDE family transposase.) is translated as MTIQLSDLGQVYLVCGKTDMRQGIDSLAYLIKSQFNLDPFSGQVYLFCGGRKDRFKALYWDGQGFWLLYKRFENGKLTWPNNEEEVKALTSEQVDWLMKGFSIIPKINVSKSRDFY
- a CDS encoding IS66-like element short variant transposase, with translation MGRKVSLKKKLTYPVETETITYKRKKAKGVRQAIFSQFTPEIVHHELQGEDCTCPDCHGQLKEIGSTVQRQELVFIPAQLKRIDHVQHAYKCQACSQKNLSDKIIKAPVPKAPLAHSLGSASIIAHTIHQKFNLKVPNYRQEEDWHKLGLPISRKEIANWHIKSSQYYFEPIYNLLHEKLLEQPILHADETSYKVLENDSQLTYYWTFLSGKHEKNGITLYHHDKRRSGLVVEEFLGDYAGYVHCDMWSAYRQLDKAQLVGCWAHVRRKFFEATPKKTDKTSLGAKGLAYCDRLFALESDWADLSTEERLHKRQTELTPLMDEFFDWCREQAVLPASKLGTAIEYSLKYETTFRAVLSDGDLVLSNNMAERAMKTLVMGRKNWLFSQSFEGAKSTAVILSLLETAKRHGLDAEKYMTYLLEHLPNEESLAKKEVLEAYLPWDKNIKRACK